From the Candidatus Krumholzibacteriia bacterium genome, the window CACTTTGCAGGGGGTCGACATCGATGGCGCCATCCCGGACGACGTGCGCCGCGGCGGCGCCTTCGCGATCCCGCCGATCTACACCAACTATCCCTGGGGTGCGCTGCAAGGGATGGTCATGGCGGCGCGCATCCTGGAGCGCTACGACCCCAACCTTTCCATCTGGAGCATCGGGGAGAAAGGGATCTACCGCGCCGCGAGCTTGCTGCAGGAGCGCTGGCAGCAGCAGTTCAGTGGTTGGAAGGCGACCGGCGACGACCGTTGGCTGCTCCCGTTCCTCGACGGGGCGTACGGCACGCATTGGGCCTCGGGTGCGGTGGACGAGTCACGGGCGGGGAAGAACGCGGGCTGGGCGTACGTGCTCCTCGGCGGTAGCGGTGGCGGCACGACGTCGACGGCACCCTGGGAGAACACTCTTCCTTATCGTTTGTATCCCAGCACACCGAATCCGTTCTCCCGCAGCGCCTCCATCCGCTTCAGCGTTCCCCTCGCCGGTCCGGTGCGCGTCGTCATCTACGACGCCATGGGGCGTCGCGTGGCGACGCTCCTCGACGGCACTTGCCCGCCGGGCATGCATGCCTTGCACTGGGATGGCATCGATGCCGCAGGTCGTCCGGTGGCACGCGGCATCTACTGGTGCCAGCTGCAGGCCGGCTCGCACCGCGAATCCATCCGCCTCACGCTCTTGCATTGAACCTTCGGCCCAGCGGCCGCTTCACAGCCTGAACGCGATCTCCTTCCGGGCCCGGCGTTCGACTGGCAGCAAGCTCGAGTAGATGAAGCCATGCACCGGGGTTTCGATCCCGAAGCGCTCGGCCATCCGCACCACGGCGCCATCGTGGGCGTCCAGCTCCGACCTTCGGCCTTCCATGAGGTCGCGCTGCATCGAGGCGGTTCCGTCTGCCGGGAGTCCGTCGATGAAGGCGAGGGTTTCCTCGATCGCCGCCGCCGGCAGCGCGATTCCCGCCGCGTTGGCCACCGCGTGGATCTCACGCAGCGACTCCTGCAGGAGCCGGCGCGTTTCGGGGAGGCTCCGCACCACGCCGATCGGAGCGCGCGCCAAGGCCGCGAGCCCACCCCAGGAAGCGATGAAGAGGAATTTGCGCCACATCGCGACGCGGATATCGGCAGGGATTTCGACGGCGACACCACGGGCGCGTGTGAAGACGGCGCGTAGGCGCTCGACGCGCGCGCTCCGCGCGCCGTCCATCTCGCCGAAGGCGATGCTGGGGGCGACGCCGGTGTGGCGGACGAGCCCCGGCGCAGCGACGAAGCTGATGATGCGGCAGAGCCCGCCCAGCACGGTCTCGGGGCCGAGCGCCTGGCGCAGGAGGTCGGGGGCGTCCACGCCATTCAGGAGCGGGACGACGATCGTATCGCGGCCCACGAGGGGCCGCATCGTCCGCGTCGCCTCGGCCAGCTGCCAGGTCTTGACGGCGACGAGGACAGCGTCCACCGCCCCGACGGAGGCCGGGTCCGCGGTGGCATGCGCCGGTTGCAGCACGAAGTCTCCGGCGACGCTCTCCACCTGGAGGCC encodes:
- a CDS encoding 2-dehydropantoate 2-reductase, which produces MRIAVLGAGGVGGYFGGRLAEAGEEVHFIARGAHLEALRTTGLQVESVAGDFVLQPAHATADPASVGAVDAVLVAVKTWQLAEATRTMRPLVGRDTIVVPLLNGVDAPDLLRQALGPETVLGGLCRIISFVAAPGLVRHTGVAPSIAFGEMDGARSARVERLRAVFTRARGVAVEIPADIRVAMWRKFLFIASWGGLAALARAPIGVVRSLPETRRLLQESLREIHAVANAAGIALPAAAIEETLAFIDGLPADGTASMQRDLMEGRRSELDAHDGAVVRMAERFGIETPVHGFIYSSLLPVERRARKEIAFRL